The Flavobacterium galactosidilyticum nucleotide sequence CAAGAAAACAGATAGACCTTATTTTTCTGAAACTTTAAATAATTCTACAATCAATTCTAAAAATATTTATAGAAGTGCTAATAAAATGAAGACTATTTACAAATACTGTTTGGAAAACCAAATTTCATTAAATGATAGTTTTATGAGCATTTACAATGCCTTACAAATTAAATAAAACTAAAACAACTTTGGTACTAAAAACAGTACTAAAACAGTACGGTACCGCAATGTAGTACCAAACGTATATACTCAATTTTGCCTTGTTAATAATTTTAAAACAGGCAAAATTTATATGATCACAAACTCAATCCTACTCGAATGCTTATCTGTTGAACAACTCCAACAAATGATAGGCACATCCGTTAAAAACGGAATTCAAGAATTTCAAAATGAAATTAAAACAAAAGACAATTCCGAGGAATTGCTTTCTAGGGACGAAACTTGTCAATTTCTTAAAATCGATTCGTCAACGTTGTGGGCCTGGACCAATGCAGGTAAAGTTAAAGCCTAT carries:
- a CDS encoding helix-turn-helix domain-containing protein, with the protein product MITNSILLECLSVEQLQQMIGTSVKNGIQEFQNEIKTKDNSEELLSRDETCQFLKIDSSTLWAWTNAGKVKAYGIGARRYYKRSELLENLILLKK